From the Primulina tabacum isolate GXHZ01 chromosome 15, ASM2559414v2, whole genome shotgun sequence genome, one window contains:
- the LOC142527869 gene encoding uncharacterized protein LOC142527869: MAAEVSCFLRLMNGGSTTESGPTGKSTAPITIDFLGGGCTLESKELDLDLQVPCGWEKRLDLKSGKVYLQRSNPSNSPSSTSETKPKTSETLSKFEDLNFPPMSKQTLNLFDDSTLDLKLVSSLSGSPSSSNYQNVCTLDKVKSALERAEKESIKKRSISMSKTSSSCSNSSSSIKDSGLDHQEEKSSGSFAAGCPNCLLYVLISKSNPLCPRCNSYVPLPVAAAKKPRIDLNISI, from the exons ATGGCAGCCGAAGTCAGCTGTTTTCTCAGATTGATGAACGGTGGTAGTACGACGGAGTCGGGGCCGACCGGGAAATCAACAGCCCCGATCACTATAGACTTTCTTGGTGGGGGTTGTACCCTTGAATCCAAAGAACTCGACCTCGACTTGCAAGTGCCTTGTGGCTGGGAAAAGCGCCTCGATTTGAAG TCAGGAAAGGTTTATCTTCAGAGAAGCAATCCATCAAACTCACCCTCTTCAACCTCTGAAACGAAGCCGAAAACCAGCGAAACTCTCTCCAAATTTGAAGACCTTAATTTCCCTCCAATGTCGAAACAGACCTTAAACCTCTTCGACGACTCGACCTTGGACCTAAAGCTAGTTTCGTCGTTGTCTGGATCCCCATCATCCTCGAATTATCAAAACGTGTGCACTCTGGATAAAGTGAAGTCAGCACTCGAGAGGGCGGAGAAAGAATCCATCAAGAAACGTTCGATATCAATGTCCAAAACATCTTCATCGTGCTCGAATTCTTCGTCCTCGATCAAAGATAGTGGTCTTGATCATCAAGAGGAGAAATCATCGGGCTCGTTCGCTGCAGGATGCCCCAATTGTTTGCTCTACGTGCTGATCTCGAAAAGCAACCCCCTATGCCCCCGATGCAACAGTTATGTGCCGTTGCCTGTGGCTGCAGCCAAGAAACCTCGTATCGACCTTAACATCTCCATTTGA